Proteins from a single region of Chaetodon trifascialis isolate fChaTrf1 chromosome 10, fChaTrf1.hap1, whole genome shotgun sequence:
- the cep41 gene encoding centrosomal protein of 41 kDa — translation MSLNRGIGSVQYMKKRIPKNAKYQHVKSRLDTGCSLTKYMEKLEEIKKNYRYRKDEIFKRLKVTTFAQLILQVASVSDLNESVDGESHATDDGLSVVSDADLECLSEHTNGSPQASLLSDRQDAGDAKEICHSARSTLLSVISGVGELNLSRSNQKMNESAFSPEPADRPYPDCPYLLLDVRDRDQYDHCHIISAHSFPIATLSRTMNPYTKEVLEYKNTAGKIIIVYDEDERIASQAATTMCERGFENLFMLSGGLKIVAQKFPEGMATGSIPALCLSSPTSSKDKKNSVPPQAAEKRWRFTSDELAKIQEQLEEILIPSSNSRLSSRMSASSSQSKVSSTWSRHSSSAAGRDSARVQSSRPWK, via the exons ATGTCGCTCAATCGAGGCATCGGCAGTGTGCAG TACATGAAAAAAAGAATCCCGAAAAACGCCAAGTATCAACATGTCAAATCGAGGCTGGACACAG GTTGCAGCCTTACAAAGTATATGGAAAAACTGgaggagattaaaaaaa aTTACAGGTATCGAAAAGATGAAATCTTCAAGCGGTTAAAGGTGACAACATTTGCACAATTG ATACTTCAGGTAGCCTCCGTATCAGACCTGAATGAAAGTGTCGACGGCGAATCACACGCCACAGACG ACGGTCTGTCAGTGGTGTCTGATGCAGACCTCGAGTGTCTGTCCGAACACACCAACGGCTCCCCGCAAGCGTCACTTCTATCAGATCGCCAGGATGCAGGAGACGCCAAGGAAATCTGCCACTCTGCCAGGTCGACACTGCTAAG TGTTATTAGCGGCGTGGGAGAGTTGAACCTCAGCAGGAGCAATCAGAAGATGAACGAGTCGGCGTTCAGCCCCGAGCCAGCTGACAGGCCTTACCCCGACTGCCCCTACCTGCTGCTGGACGTGCGGGACCGCGACCAGTACGACCACTGCCACATCATCAGCG cgCACAGTTTCCCCATTGCCACACTCTCCCGAACAATGAACCCCTACACCAAGGAAGTGCTGGAATAT AAAAATACAGCCGGGAAGATCATCATCGTGTACGATGAGGATGAGAGAATAGCCAGCCAGGCAGCCACCACCATGTGTGAACGAGGATTTGAGAATCTCTTCATGCTGTCTGGAG GTCTGAAAATAGTCGCTCAGAAGTTTCCAGAAGGGATGGCGACAGGCTCCATCCCAGCCTTGTGCCTGTCCTCTCCCACTTCATCAAAGGACAAGAAGAACTCTGTGCCGCCGCAGGCAGCGGAGAAGAGATGGAGGTTCACATCAGATGAACTGGCCAAGATCCAGGAGCAGCTCGAGGAGATTCTCATTCCCAGCTCCAACA GTCGCTTGTCCAGCCGCATGTCAGCCAGCAGCTCGCAGTCTAAAGTGTCCAGCACTTGGAGTCGACATAGTTCCTCAGCAGCTGGGAGGGACAGCGCCAGGGTTCAGAGCAGCAGGCCGTGGAAATAA